From Microcoleus sp. bin38.metabat.b11b12b14.051, one genomic window encodes:
- a CDS encoding phycobilisome rod-core linker polypeptide, with the protein MTVKASGGSSVARPQLYQTVPVATISQAEQQDRFLQRGELSELATYFSSGALRITISETLTRNSELIVSRAANRIFVGGSPLAFLERPAEPMMAVAGASRGGSGNVNVSEGMKLGTVTYVEGRAGGGGGSKASGGGGGFLGLGNLFSTNGGGGGGPIPPGFQPINVSRYGPSNMTKSLRDLSWFLRYITYAIVAGDPNIISVNVRGLREIIENACSSAATIVAMQEMKAASLNYFKNDEAARTIVAQYFDVAITEFKAPTPSDKVRQRESKDQQGLQLPQIYFNAAERRSKFAMKTGLSSSEKQEIVKAAYRQVFERDITRAYSQSISDLESKVKNGEITMKEFIRRLGKSPLYRQQFYEPFVNSRAVELAARHFLGRGLSSREEFSKYFAIVTKGGLAALVDAMVYSQEYADYFGEETVPYLRGLGQEAQECRNWGPQIDLFNFSAPFRKVPQFITLFAGYTQPLPDQHVYGVGNDPLEIQFGAIFPKETRNPKSRPAPFGKDTRRILIRQGAGIENQLSNPDARGKAPGSLGPKVFKLDQLPGGYIAPKKATGRGGSGSSYSSASSVKFTESSTQAVIRAAYLQVFGRDVFDGQRQKVAEIKLENGDIPMREFIRMLAKSDVFRNMYWSKLYVCKAIEYIHRRLLGRPTYGRQEMNAYFDICAKKGFYALVDGIMDSMEYNEAFGEDTVPYERYVTPAGLSMRTMRSSSFGEKKVNVEPATETPRFIELGVASNLGDIELENRLAQGVSKRREQTKVFKLTGTNDKVALKTLIQAAYRQVFERDMNAYVKNEFTALESKLGNNEINLKEFIESLGCSPLYVKQFYAPYPNTKVIELGTKHFLGRAPRNQAEIRTYNQILASKGIKGFINAMLNSVEYAEAFGEDTVPYRRFPTLPAANFPNTERLYNQLTKQNGELVVPSFEPVAVTDRS; encoded by the coding sequence ATGACTGTAAAAGCAAGTGGTGGAAGCTCAGTTGCACGTCCGCAACTATATCAAACTGTACCAGTCGCAACGATTTCGCAAGCTGAACAGCAAGACCGCTTCCTACAGCGGGGCGAACTGAGCGAACTGGCAACTTATTTCAGTTCCGGTGCTCTTCGGATCACGATTTCTGAGACGCTGACCAGAAACTCGGAACTGATTGTATCCCGTGCAGCCAACCGGATTTTTGTCGGCGGTTCCCCGCTGGCATTTTTGGAAAGACCAGCAGAACCTATGATGGCTGTGGCTGGCGCGAGTCGCGGCGGTTCTGGAAATGTGAATGTCTCTGAAGGCATGAAACTCGGAACTGTTACCTATGTTGAAGGTCGCGCAGGCGGCGGTGGCGGCAGCAAAGCTTCAGGTGGTGGTGGCGGATTCCTGGGCTTGGGAAATCTGTTTTCGACTAACGGCGGTGGTGGTGGTGGCCCAATCCCACCAGGATTTCAGCCGATTAATGTCTCGCGCTACGGCCCGAGCAATATGACCAAATCTCTGCGGGATTTGAGCTGGTTTTTGCGCTACATTACCTACGCGATTGTCGCTGGCGACCCGAACATTATTTCGGTAAACGTCCGCGGATTGCGGGAAATTATCGAAAATGCTTGTTCTTCGGCAGCTACAATTGTGGCAATGCAGGAAATGAAGGCTGCATCCTTGAATTATTTCAAGAATGATGAAGCAGCACGGACGATCGTTGCACAGTATTTTGACGTAGCAATTACTGAATTCAAAGCTCCCACACCTTCAGACAAGGTGCGCCAGCGCGAAAGCAAAGACCAACAAGGGCTGCAACTGCCTCAAATTTACTTCAACGCGGCCGAGAGACGATCGAAATTCGCGATGAAAACCGGTCTGTCTTCGAGCGAAAAGCAAGAAATAGTTAAAGCAGCTTACCGCCAAGTATTCGAGCGCGACATTACCCGCGCTTACAGCCAAAGCATTTCTGACCTCGAATCTAAGGTCAAAAACGGCGAAATCACGATGAAAGAGTTTATCCGCCGTTTGGGTAAATCTCCTCTGTACCGCCAACAATTCTACGAACCATTTGTCAACAGTCGCGCTGTAGAACTGGCCGCCCGCCACTTCCTAGGCCGCGGTCTGAGCTCGCGAGAAGAATTTAGCAAGTATTTTGCGATCGTCACCAAAGGCGGCCTAGCAGCCCTCGTAGACGCAATGGTTTATTCCCAGGAATATGCCGACTACTTCGGCGAAGAAACAGTACCTTACCTGCGTGGTTTGGGTCAAGAAGCTCAGGAATGCCGCAACTGGGGCCCGCAAATTGATTTGTTCAATTTCAGCGCTCCGTTCCGCAAGGTTCCTCAGTTCATCACCTTGTTTGCCGGCTACACTCAGCCGCTACCCGACCAGCACGTTTACGGCGTTGGTAACGACCCCTTAGAAATTCAGTTCGGCGCGATTTTCCCGAAAGAAACTCGCAACCCCAAGAGCCGTCCCGCTCCCTTCGGTAAGGACACTCGCCGCATCCTGATCCGTCAAGGTGCAGGTATTGAAAACCAACTCAGCAACCCGGATGCCCGTGGTAAGGCTCCAGGCTCTCTCGGCCCCAAGGTCTTTAAATTAGACCAGTTGCCAGGTGGCTACATTGCTCCCAAAAAAGCCACAGGCCGCGGTGGTTCGGGAAGCAGTTACAGCAGTGCTTCTAGTGTCAAATTTACCGAAAGCTCGACGCAAGCTGTGATTCGGGCTGCTTACCTGCAAGTGTTCGGTCGCGATGTGTTCGACGGCCAGCGCCAAAAGGTGGCGGAAATTAAGCTGGAAAACGGCGATATTCCGATGCGCGAGTTTATTCGGATGTTGGCGAAGTCTGATGTGTTCCGCAATATGTACTGGAGCAAGCTCTACGTTTGTAAGGCGATCGAGTACATCCACCGCCGACTGTTGGGACGCCCTACCTACGGCCGTCAGGAAATGAACGCTTACTTCGACATTTGCGCTAAGAAAGGTTTCTACGCGCTAGTCGATGGCATCATGGACAGCATGGAGTACAACGAAGCTTTCGGGGAAGATACTGTTCCCTACGAGCGTTATGTGACTCCCGCTGGTTTGTCGATGCGGACGATGCGATCGAGCTCCTTTGGTGAGAAAAAGGTCAATGTTGAGCCGGCGACAGAAACACCTCGGTTTATCGAATTGGGTGTTGCGAGCAATCTCGGCGATATCGAGCTGGAAAATCGCCTCGCTCAAGGTGTCAGCAAGCGGCGCGAACAAACTAAGGTGTTCAAGCTGACTGGAACTAACGACAAAGTAGCTTTGAAAACTTTAATTCAAGCTGCTTACCGTCAAGTTTTTGAGCGTGACATGAATGCGTATGTGAAGAATGAATTCACGGCTCTGGAAAGCAAACTGGGTAACAATGAAATCAATCTCAAGGAGTTCATTGAGTCTTTGGGTTGCTCACCACTGTACGTCAAACAATTCTACGCACCTTACCCCAATACTAAGGTGATTGAGTTGGGAACGAAGCACTTCTTGGGCCGCGCTCCCCGCAATCAAGCGGAGATTCGGACGTACAACCAAATCTTGGCAAGTAAAGGGATTAAGGGCTTTATCAACGCGATGTTGAACAGCGTTGAATATGCCGAAGCCTTTGGCGAGGATACTGTTCCTTACCGCCGCTTCCCGACTCTACCTGCTGCGAATTTCCCCAATACAGAACGGCTTTACAATCAGCTCACTAAGCAGAATGGTGAGTTGGTGGTTCCGAGCTTTGAGCCAGTAGCTGTTACTGACAGAAGCTAG
- a CDS encoding bifunctional 2-polyprenyl-6-hydroxyphenol methylase/3-demethylubiquinol 3-O-methyltransferase UbiG produces MDTTPDISAAVRRLYDTFPFPPDPLSDEPPPGYNWRWSWPDAYNFCTGQKPQRLDIRILDAGCGTGSSTDYLIHLNPEAAVTAIDLSSGALKVAQERCRRSGAREADFRHLSIYDADRLEGEFDLINCVGVLHHLPDPIRGIQALAAKLASGGLMHIFVYAELGRWEIQLMQRAIGLLQGKQKGDYPDGVKVGRQIFDSLPENNRLVKYEKQRWAGENQRDECFADMYVHPQEIDYNIETLFELIDASGLEFIGFSNSGYWQLDRLLSKAPELMERAQGLTERELYRLIELLDTEITHYEFFLGKKPIHKIDWSDDKALLAAIPELSACMHGWPSQQVFDCNYHLANLSSAEFEFLQGCNTRSVGEILADVEMGLDEVRSILSKQLILLTPGKI; encoded by the coding sequence ATGGATACTACGCCCGATATCAGCGCTGCCGTGCGACGGCTGTACGATACTTTCCCTTTCCCGCCCGATCCGTTGTCTGACGAACCGCCCCCTGGCTACAACTGGCGCTGGAGTTGGCCTGATGCTTACAATTTTTGCACCGGCCAAAAGCCACAAAGACTGGATATTCGGATTTTAGACGCTGGCTGCGGCACAGGTTCGAGTACGGATTATCTGATTCACCTTAACCCAGAAGCTGCGGTAACGGCGATCGACCTAAGTTCCGGTGCTTTGAAGGTAGCACAAGAACGCTGTCGCCGATCTGGTGCGCGCGAAGCCGATTTTCGCCACCTCAGCATCTACGATGCCGATCGACTCGAAGGCGAGTTTGATTTGATCAACTGCGTGGGAGTGTTGCACCACTTACCCGATCCGATTCGGGGCATTCAAGCACTGGCGGCGAAGTTGGCTAGCGGCGGTTTGATGCACATTTTTGTGTATGCTGAACTCGGCCGCTGGGAGATTCAATTGATGCAAAGGGCGATCGGGCTTTTGCAAGGCAAGCAAAAAGGCGACTATCCCGATGGAGTCAAAGTCGGCCGTCAAATCTTTGATTCACTACCAGAAAATAACCGCCTTGTCAAGTACGAAAAACAGCGCTGGGCGGGAGAAAATCAGCGAGACGAATGTTTTGCAGATATGTACGTTCACCCGCAGGAAATTGACTACAATATCGAGACTTTGTTCGAGTTAATCGACGCTTCGGGATTAGAATTTATCGGTTTCTCAAATTCGGGATATTGGCAGTTAGATCGACTGTTGAGTAAAGCACCGGAGTTGATGGAAAGAGCTCAGGGTTTGACGGAACGAGAGCTTTATCGATTAATTGAATTGTTGGATACTGAAATCACTCATTACGAGTTTTTCTTGGGTAAAAAGCCGATTCATAAAATTGATTGGTCGGATGATAAGGCGCTTTTGGCTGCAATTCCAGAGTTGAGTGCTTGTATGCACGGTTGGCCGAGTCAACAAGTGTTTGATTGCAACTACCATTTGGCAAATTTGTCAAGTGCCGAGTTTGAATTTTTGCAAGGTTGCAATACCAGAAGTGTGGGAGAGATTTTGGCGGATGTGGAGATGGGACTGGATGAAGTGCGATCGATCTTATCCAAACAGCTAATTTTGCTAACTCCGGGTAAAATCTAA
- a CDS encoding XRE family transcriptional regulator: MSENTITQAADNIFLDLGFSAEEADNLLIRSQLMLALIHQIQERGWTIDQTAQHLQQSNDRIKALTEGKIGQFSVDILIAMLNKVGLTVKVEICPKVA; this comes from the coding sequence ATGAGCGAAAATACTATTACTCAAGCCGCCGATAATATCTTTCTAGACCTCGGATTCTCAGCCGAAGAAGCTGATAACTTACTAATCCGATCGCAATTAATGCTCGCCCTGATCCATCAGATTCAAGAGCGCGGTTGGACTATCGATCAAACCGCTCAACATCTCCAACAATCGAACGATCGAATCAAAGCTCTAACTGAAGGTAAAATTGGGCAGTTTTCCGTTGACATTTTGATTGCAATGCTCAACAAAGTAGGCTTGACTGTCAAAGTCGAAATTTGCCCCAAGGTAGCTTAG